The genomic window GCATACATCGGCCGCTGATGGTTCCGCTATGGGCGTTATTGTCACGAGGTAAGCATCGATATTCACATTCAGTTACATGTACCGAGAACAGAAGTTTATGGAATAAGTAGTTTCGTCCGTCGTTAATAATCCAAGTAATAGAACCAAATCTCAAAAAGTCCCGCAATGAAATAGAGACCAAATTCAAATAGGAACTCAATTAATTACCTCAAAGTAAATTTCCCGTTAATGTCCGTCTATTAAACAAGGGTCGTCTCTTCTGCTCAGGAGAGTTCTGTGATAGAATTTCACCCAACACATGAACAGTGAAACGTCAAAAGTTATATcattcaatacaaattaaaaaagtataatccGAAAATGTTCTGAATTCTTCCGTAGTCTCAACTGTTCTGCAGATCTGTTGCGATGTAGCGCGCAATTATACCATAAAGGTATACTTTATATATCGGGAGTGTGTTAGTTTGAAAATCCCTGTTTACTTTCATCGCAGCGATGAAGctacaaaattgtttaaaactaCCGAACACGCTATGAATTATAGGATCTATTGATTTGGCGGTAACATAAATGTCACTACAggcttagttcccaaggttggcggcgcgtTGACGTTGTAACGTAAGGGATgagggttaatatttcttagagtacCAATGTGGCGGcggtgaccacgtaccatcaggtggcctgttGCCGCTCCGTCTATTTTCTATATgttatacgttattttattcgttattatgattaataattgaatgagcctataattacaaatacctactatttgtaattataggctcattaaattatttactaaactaAAATTACTACACTTCGCTATCGTTAACTTATAGAATGTattaaatgaattgtttttttttgcgaaATATTACATTTGACCAACGGCTATGAcgttcaagattttttttgttattaacacTCGATGGTCTCGACGGAAGTTTCCAGATCGTTAATGGATTGGATTACTCATAGCATCATTGGCGTACACCTATCTCAGTACACTAGCGTTAACGTCACAACGTTCCGTAGGTTTAGTTAGAGTTTAAAACCATTTCTAACTTTAACTTAAACTGatactgattttttaaaatgcatAACTAATAACCTCGACAAACCGCCAATTAAGTAACAAGTCGATCGAAGTAGACAAAATCACAAActgtgaatttttattttacagtgtttattttattacaaatttaaattgtgaatgtctataattataataattgtgtttttattgttttacaagACGTTACATACATCGgagagttttatttaaattagtgaaTGTGTGTTGTGTCGTATAAACATGTGATGAAATaagaagttattatatttattaaaataatcagaataattttattattaaatgcatgcaattgaaaactatttttattaattacgccGAAGATGTGTAACTTCTGACGCGCGTAGGGTATAAATAACCGCAGcttatttacaaactttataagttaaaattctATCgcttcaatttatataatgcaAAGGtcgaattattgtttaatatgtcacatttcaaaatgtaatataacatattttcattCACGTGCACCGTTGAAGTAAAACACGCTTCATTTATTAACTCAATGAAAATATCCTTAAGATTATACATTCGTTACATTGGTTTTCAAATTCGATTTAATTGtccaaataaaattatcgaatGTTTAAATGTTGTCGCCGTGAAGATCGCAGATATGTACTCTTGCAGTAAAATAAGCGGCGTGACCCAAATAAAGCTCAGaacatttttagtataataacaCGGTTTTGCATAAAGTAGCAGTCGCTGCAAGGTTACCGGCATAAGTCCTGATATTACACAGAAATAGTaacgaaaataattcaattatcagCGACCGGCCTTATTGAAGAATTTTGTTTATCCGACACGTagacttatttatattagacGTCGTTGTATTAATTTCCGTTTATGATTTTCAGTCGTATCTCtttgtaaatttacaattaatttgtaatttaattgctaTATCTGTTATAGTTGAAAATGTAGTCattaaattatacgtaaaatacataagtattaaaatCGGCAGAAAGATTGGTGCGTTTCAAAATGAAGTGGTCTTGATAGAcgacaataaaagtaaataccATCTCATGACGTTCAGCATATCGTTTTCTTAACAAGTTTTatactcatatataaataaattcaaatatgttaaatataatttaaccaaGTTAAATATCATGAAACTCTTAACTCTCGACTGTTGTACAAATTTACAATGTAATGCTTTAGTAAGTATAATAGTAAAGTTAAGTCcgcaatatataaaatgaatttcatttgtaaaaacatacaaatcgtttattataataatatattcataaaataaatgtgctCGCTTAATGAAATTTCCCGTgacttacttaaatatatgtCAAACTACTTTATTCTCTTGTCAAAGTTAACCTCAGCAAAATGGGTCTTACACAATTTTCATCTCTTTTATCTCGTGCGACGAGGCGGCATTGAAACGGATAGCATACTCGTTgaaaatcacatttaaatatatccgATGAGAAACGAAAATATCtaaggtatttaattaaaataatacgtcaAGCTATTAAACGAATTCAAAGAAACTATTTTGCTATAATATGTTATGATATTGCGTGTCAAGAGACAATGAATTAAGTGataacattttcttaataattattatactttcattataaatatttattctaaaatagattaaacataattatgctatgtacattaaaaaaaaaaaaacgaacgtaAAATATCGCGCTGAAATCTACAAGTTTATGAATAGAATATgtagcttaaaataatatattgtgtaaatattataaggcATTGGGtcaaaaatacctttaaataaccttaaattataatgtcCTTAATATGATAGTTTgcaagttggtggcgcattgacgccAACGTATATCATACTATTGATCCATTTGTCTTCccatcttaaataatatatatattcataatgttCTAATTGACATACTAGAATTATTTGATTGGAAATATATTATCcttgaagaaaaaaaatgttaattaatgttACTTAATTCATGAATaccgaatattataatatttgacgtTTGCTTTatagcttatttaaaaaatatacgaatacaCTGAATCTAGACACAAtgtacttaattaaatacaacatttaaaCAGCTTTAGAATAACATAGTCGATATTGAAGTCTTCAAGGTCACAGCGTGTAATAAAATTGTGagaatttaattcttaaaaatgacgTAGCTACACacgaattgtaaaaaaaacacttcttgTATctctttagtaataaatatttatattaccctcgaaataaatataattatataaatacaatctcGAGATATTATGACATCAAAAAatttacatcattttataacttTCCTTCGTGTAATGTCGAAGTAatctacataaaattaattactgagatttctgataaaaataattaaggtaTGAGTTgctttattagaattattatacataacaatgtgaagaaattttcaaatgaaaaataataagtgtttaatatttaaagagtaaCAGAGGTAGGCAGACGTACAGTAACTGAAGATACCAAGAACGTTCACCTAATGCCGGCCAAGTTTTGCATATTATAGAATTTCTCAAGTAGATGCAAGAGTggctgatgttttttttaagttgtcatgtaaaaaaatattgctctgTGCAACTTAGTCACTCTTTGCTTCTGTCTTTTAAACTTTGCCTTCAAAGTTTTAATGATTTCTCTGTATATCGTTATGTAAATTAACACTAAAGTAACATCACGATATATTTCTATAGGTTATCTCAAGCGTTTTCTTTACTGTATTGTAGAGTACTAGATGATTTTTGGTGCGAAATTAATTCGATTAAGTTTTGATTGAGAATGCAAACTAGGGTTCGTTGCAGTAGTTATtaaaaaacagcaatactacaGATGTTCTTTACAGCTcccttaagtaaataaataatgaacattatatttaaacaattcatttttataaagaactaGCTGAACTAGTGGCTTTACTGGCGCGAAATTTAACTTTACACCCTCGAGGGATGAGTGAAAAGTAGCCTCTGTCCTTCCTCGAGACCCTCACTATTTCCAGACCAAATTTCAAGTAATTGGTTTCAGCGTttaaagcgtgaagaggtaacacagagttattttcgcatttataatattcgtgtaGAGGAGGCCGTAAGTCATTTTCTTACAATTCTTATTTGAGATATTATAATAGGATTTCTTCCTTGAAAATCAACACTTAATATACCTGAATTTTTGTAAAACAACGTTCTATATGAATTGTgtctataaattgtattataaaagttCAAAAAACTTAATTCTGACTTAATCGCCAATCCAGTAAATTCTCCAGCaacaagtaattatatttatcgtattattatgtaaataaaaattgcgcATTCGGATTCTGCTTTAATTTTTACGTCCATCAATGCCTGTTTTGAAACCTTTGTCCGATGATTTTCACGTTGTCCACTTAAACCCGATTGAGTAATACCAGTTGAATGAAATTGTCCGTTTACAGTTCGAATTGGAATGCCGTTAATCCTcgcactatttttaaatatatttctcttttactgtaaaaatatgatttcgtattttataacgattcgatgattaaaatattcattttaagtgttgaaagtaaaaacaatacatttgcTTTGTAAGTTACttactacaaatttaaattttattattataataattacattatgttCACTTACATAAAATTGGTTGCAGAACTAGAGCAATTTTTTAGTACCTAGTTATACAGTTCTGATCACTGATAGAATAAAAAGGAAGAGGTAAATTGACGCCtaaaaatcattgttttatttaaagtgaatCAGACTGAGAGCAACAAGAaaataaaaggaatattttttaatgtcttaaatttattgcaataatttagCTGTGGGTATATGTATTTAcagcaaaaataatatgtttgataTTGGCAAAAAATCTCACGTTTAAATTTAACAGACATTTTTCAACATTAGAAAGTTACAGTTTATTCAGAATTCCGAAGAACAATGAACTCGATAAAAAGTAAACTTTGTCGAGTCTGCGGCGCATTTGACTAACTTTGTTATCTAAAGTTTTCAATTCATTCGGTCTCATTCTGTAGCCACCTGGCGGAAGTATGCGTTTCTGACATCTAGCGgaaaatactaaacaaaattTCCATAAGTTACATGGGCGGACTTCGGTTTGTATTGATATTAGTATTCAGGAGTAGATGTCGCTGttattggttaaaatttttcattcattacaGCGACATCTACTTTTGTAACCGGGATAATAGAATAGTGACTTGActtgtattaaatgtattacgagttactgattaaaaataacataagtagttaacataatgtatatttattcataaaaatagattaaaaatatgtaatcggTTACAGATCGTCAATGTTGGCTCATTGCCGAATGCTCTCCGTGGCCTGCAACTACACGGAGGGAGAGCACATGGTCTGCGTTCTGGACTTCAAGAGGGAGACGGGGCTGTGGCATGCAGTTCTTGCGAGTGTTCTAAACGGAATGCACGTTATATTCATTCCATATGCCCTGATGAAAGTTAGCCCAGCATCGTGGATGCACATGATCACAAAATACAGGttcgatatattttagtaatcgTTTTGTTCGTTACATAGAtgcatcttaaaatatttacctattatAACAAAACTGCACTCGGCGTAGGTGAAGAGccattttttatggtatttaatttaaatttgaacggTCATTTAATACCAATTTACTATTACGAGATGATGAAACCAAAGAAGTGACTCAATACGTCGGAATAGCGATGTGACTAATGTGTCTTGAGAGTAATTCATTTTAAGTAAGACGGAGTCATGAATTAAAGAAATGTGACACTCACCAGGGCATCGGTGGCTATCGTCAAGTCACGTGACTTGCACTGGGGCCTCTTGGCAACGCGTGACCACAAAGAGATCTTACTTAGCTCTTTGAGAATGCTGTTGGTGGCTGACGGGGCGAATCCTTGGTCTTTGTCCTCATGCGATCAATTTCTCTCCGTATTCCAGAGTAAAGGTAAGTTTACAAGTATTAGGTATCGTTTATATGGTACAACGGCCATTACTGATTGGctgtattaaagtaattttaagtatttggtcgacatttaattatcttttcacacgttaattcatataaattatatcgacCTAGGGTTAATTTAGGTAAGTTTAAGTTTAAGGATTTATGTccaataaatcatatatttctatttatattttcacgaATTATTAACTTCATCCTATAATGctgtaatgaaaattaatgaaatatattttgcacaAACTAGGCACAGACATACACAATGTAACGTTCACGTGCAGGAGTTCGCGGCGACGCAATATGCCCGTGCGCGTGCAGCAGCGAGTCGTTGACGGTGTGCGTGCGGCGCGCAGGTCGCGGGGGCTCGTCCGCCGGCCGCGGCGTACTCTCCATGTCCGGCCTCTCGTACGGCGTCGTGAGGGTCGACGCGGAGAACTCTCTGACGTCACTCACGCTGCAGGATTGTGGACAAGTCATGCCCTCATGTAAGCTGACGTCGGGTGTGTCATTGGAAACGTGGGAAATAAACACCTCTACAAGACGTAAATATTAAGTGGAATACTGAAagcgataaaaaaattacattgattCCGCCAATCTATTCTATTtcatatatcttaaaaatatatttattttaaataggtgTCATCGTAGTTGTGAAAATGGAAGGCCTCGCGTATCTTTGCAAGACAGATGAAGTTGGTGAAATCTGTGTGCTCTCTGGCGCGACCGGCTCAGGATACTGGGGCCTGCCGGGTCTCACCAATACGGTATTCAGGGTTCAGCCTCTCGACGCTGATGGTGAGCCGATCGGAGAAGAACATTATGTTCGGAGCGGTCTACTCGGATTCCTGGGTCCTGGAGGTAAAATTAATGGTTTTTTCGTCATATTATAACGACTAGCATCAGACGTACAACCTGTCATTATCGCACTTAAAATTTGTTATCTGTATATCAACAGCGCACTGTGATCTTAACACTTTGGtaatcgaaaataataaagaactatTTTTCTTCTAACAAACAGGCTTAGTATTCGTATGTGGATCTCGCGATGGCCTGATGACTGTCACGGGCAGGAAGCATAACATGGACGATATTATAGCGACAGTACTTGCCGTGGAGCCCATGAAATTTATATACAGGGGACGTATAGCCGTGTTCTCGGTGCGAGTGTTGCGTGACGAGAGAATCTGCATCGTAGCGGAACAACGACCTGACTGTGGAGAGGAAGAGGTATAGTGTACTATTGTGCTCGGGCAGACTTGATCGTATCAGCTGTTAGCTATGACAATATGGCAATgttacgataaatatatttttactttgcttctattttatcaatttagtttttttttttttttataattcatactcAGGATTACCGATGACGTTTATAGTTTGAAGTCACAGTAACAAATCTTATTAATCTCATATGCAGTCTTTTCAATGGATGTCCCGCGTGTTGCAAGCAGTCGACTCGATCCACCAAGTGGGAATATATTGCCTGGCTCTGGTGCAACCTAATTATCTCCCCAAAACGCCGCTCGGAGGCATACACCTCAGTGAATGTAAGAGGCGATTCCTCGAAGGAACGTTGCATCCAGCCAATGTACTGATGTGTCCGCACACGTGTGTGACAAATCTACCCAAACCGAGAGAAATCCATTCAGGTATATTTACTTAGTAGTATGTTCGTATTGCGTCGttatatttgaaatcaatttaaagaaatatttttcagctaactataatttttttacagatgTTGGCCCAGCTTCTGTCATAGTTGGTAACTTGGTCCAAGGTAATCGCCTTGCATCAGCTCAAGGGCGAGATATGGGATACACTGACGACTCGGATGCGGCACGaaaggtatttataatattttttattattaaatgaatttattttaattaatatttgcaattaaatatttttattttttcacagtACCAATTCATATCACAAATATTGAGATGGCGAGCTCAGAGTACTTCCGACCATGTGATATTTACATTGCTCAATTCAAAAGGTGCTGTATCAAAAGTGCTCACATGCGCCGAATTACATAAGAAAGCAGAGAGAATCGGTAATCTATTATTAGAAAAAGGTCGTGTCAATACAGGGGACCACGTAGCTCTGATATTTCCTCCGGGACTTGATCTCATTTGCGCATTCTACGGTTGTTTGTATGTTGGCGCAGTTCCGGTGACAATTAGACCACCCCATCCTCAAAACCTACACACCACGTTGCCAACGGTTCGCATGATCGTTGACGTCAGCAAAGCGACGCTAGTCCTATCCAATCAATCTGTGATAAAACTGCTCAGATCTAAAGAAGCTAGTAACGTCCTCGATAGCAAAGCTTGGCCTATTACCCTCGACACTGACGACATGCCCAAGAAGAAATTACCTATATTGTACAGAGCCCCTACTGCTGAAATGCTCGCATATTTAGACTTCAGCGTTTCAACTACTGGAATGTTAGCTGGGATCAAATTGTCACACGCTGCCGTTACTTCCCTCTGCCGCTCTATGAAGATAGCATGTGAACTTTACCCCTCACGGCATATAGCTCTGTGCTTGGACCCATATTGCGGTCTCGGATTTGCCCTCTGGTGCCTCAGCAGTATATATTCAGGACATCACTCCATTCTCATTCCCCCATCTGAAGTTGAAATAAATCCAGCACTCTGGTTAAGTGCAGTGTCCCAGTATAAAGTCCGCGATACATTCTGTTCATACGGTGTAATGGAATTATGTACGAAAGGATTAGGCAGCTCCGTCAATCAACTGAAAAGCAAAGGAATTAATTTAGCTTGTGTTAGAACATGCGTCGTCGTCGCTGAAGAACGACCAAGGATCAATTTGACCAATTCCTTTTCGAAACTTTTCTCGGCTCTTGGTTTAAGTCCACGAGCTGTATCTACGTCATTCGGATGTCGCGTCAACATAGCTATATGCCTACAAGGAGCATCCAGTCCAGAGCCTTCCACGGTATATGTAGACCTAAGGGCTTTGCGTAACGACCGCGTGTCATTGGTGGAACGTGGTAGTCCACACTCTCTCTGTCTGATGGAATCTGGCAAATTGTTGCCGGGCGTGAAAGTGATAACTGCTAATCCGGAAACTAAAGGACAATGTGGAGATTCTCATTTGGGTGAGATATGGGTGCAGTCACCACATAATGCAAGCGGTTACTTTACAATTTACGGCGACGAAAGCGATTACGCCGACCATTTCAGTGCTCAACTAGTCACTGGAAATACGGGGGAAGTTTATGCAAGGACGGGATACTTAGGATTTTTAAGAAGAACAGAGATTAGCACGACCAGTGTCGGAGGTGATGACAGCTCGATAATGACTCGTGACAGCGACACGGAATCGTTGGCTTCCGCCTGTGCAAGCATGTCTGGTCTAACTTCTGCAGATTCTCATGATACCCACGACGCAGTGTTCGTGGTGGGTGCTCTCGATGAAACAATTATGCTCCGTGGAATGCGATACCATCCCATTGACATTGAGAACTCGGTTATGAGGTGCCATAAGAAGATTGCAGAATGGTGCGTAcattgttactattttttaggtcgtatgttataatatattcaaatttgtattgaaatgaATACTACACTAGTGTAGTGTAAATAACAAGTTCACTTACTTCATGAACAGTAATTATATCGAGTAAAAGTTAACACTTTTGTGGTTGCCTTACTAACTTACTATCGTAACAAATTATCAAAATGGCTGTGTAAGTAATGTGGTCAGTTCCACGCGAATGTAAGGTTACATTAAACCTTCAATAAAAATTTCATCATCCCGAAAAGTTTATGTTGCCctttttttacttaaacattttgatattagttaaaattactATCAATTTTAGTATATTGGAGTAACCATATCACAAGCTAGGTATTGCCTATAAACTTTAATCGctgttatttgaattttacttaTAGCAAGTAATTTCTagtattctatattaaataaagttcatttCACTTTATTATGCATGAAAAAACTGGGTTAAGATTATGTTGTTTTAacgttatgtttaataaatgtatttaaacatatgTTTACAGCTTACAAATAAGTGAATAAAATTTTCTAAGatgaacaaatttattttttcagtgcCGTCTTTACGTGGACTAATTTACTTGTGGTAGTGGTGGAACTTGACGGAAACGACAGTGAAGCCCTGAACCTGGTCCCTCTGGTAACGAATACTGTCCTTGAAGAGCACCACCTCATCGTGGGTGTCGTGGTCGTCGTCGACCCTGGAGTCGTCCCCATCAATTCTCGCGGCGAGAAACAACGTATGCACCTCCGGGACGGATTTCTCTCTGACCAAATCGATGCAATATATATCGCATATAACATGTAAATCAATAATCACATTATGATCATTTCGCACGATTGACTATGTACTTGTACGCTAGTTGACGTTCTAGTGACGCGGTCGATGGTGTGATATGAGCAGTCCCATCGTTAATTGTAAGTTTCcggtgaattttaaatttatttaatgcagCTAACCAATTCGACTGTTCTAgtgttatgtttaatatattactcgATGTGACATATTTATGTATCTCGATCAGAGCATGACGTGTCTTTTGCAATAAATCATTTCTTTAattgttgataaatatttaaaagcaaagcTTTATATGGAGTTTATTTACTGCAAATACATTACGGGCTTGGGCTATTCAGATGTATTGAATTGTGTCGaactacaattttaatattttgttaatatttccaaTCGGTTTTGTCGCAATGTAAATTACCtaatatagttaattaaaaattttacataatttataatcacGAGACTGACGTGATTCTAAATTcgctcattaaaatattttatttacgtgaaATCTAATTAGTTAAAGATTGCGTTACTGTTTTCTTTGAACATTCAGAATTgttgtattatgttttaataaggtAAACAATTGGGTATTTGACATACCatttctttaaatgtaaaaatgttaatcaGTAGTCTTAATATCTCTTTCGCAGGCAAAGATAATGCgctctataataatatcattataaaatagtaataatacgttactttaaaaatttgaaatctCAATCTGAATAGTTTAATCGTGCCTCCATTCACAATATTGTTTATCGAATTTAATCAGtcaaatatctaattatattgttGTGATTATTATGAAGAAAGTAATTTCTAATGCTAGTtagtatgtaaatgtaattgtattactactggtaatattatatttagagttAGTAATTATTGGATAGACAAAAATGTATTGCATTTAATGTGTTGAGTTCCACGTTTGTTTTATCGTTGACAATAAATTTCACAGGTCGGTATTCTGAGATGCTACACAAAAAATGCTTTACTAAAAcatgcaacatttttttttatgtggtaGCGAGTAGGTTTGTCAGTGAGCTTGTCTTTAAGTAGTTTGGCATTCCGATTGCCTGTCTGTAGTTTATTGAAGACTGTATTTACAACAGAGGAGGAGTGGTGTTATAATACTTGTAAGACAGTCTGTGTGTATTTAtatcacaatttttaatataatatattatagtactaAACGCTATAACCTACAAGTCTCTTTCGACTACGAACTTCGCACATTACTTTCATATCTGTGCCAATAATCTCGCTATAGTAGCTGTTTAAAATATGtgtcatataaaaacaattcaaatattacGTAAAGGATGATCGGTGGTGAAAATCCTGTTCGATATCTATGTATTATGCATATTTGACAATTACTGAACAAAgcattttatagatatattataataaatctaattttatctAGGTTAATCCtgcaattacattaattttaggGAAATCTATGTTTTAAAATCACATAGATTATTTCAGGCCCGTTTCATAAACTTGTTACtttgatatttatcaatttatggctagatttattttgtctttattgGATTATAAAATAGTGTGCTACTTGATATTCCCAATGCActacatttgtattattattttaatatcacaaataaatttagttacaagaacaagtatttatatatgtaatagtaCTAGTCCATGTCTACTGCTCGGCCATTTTAAATAAGCGTACAGCAGATTTAAAAGCACAACTTTTCATAGCACCACATAGCTAGAAACCGGAGGCATTCTTTAGGAAAATCAGTGTAGTCGATTTAAGCTAGTGTataacatttcttttattttttatttccattccAGTTTagcctatgttataaaaaatatcaagaaaaattaaatttattttcatctacacattagattttattatttactgatattcttttattttgtaattatttattgctaaattgtacatataattttgttgtttatttttatgtttaatatttggaTGACAATGTCAATGGATGATTAATAAGAaatgaattgatttatataatttaatacggTATTCAAAATTCCTTTAATCTTCTctactttataaaagtataatttttatcatattttgaaaCGTAGTCatgttacaaaataagtatACAAGTAGATATGTAACTTGGGTTAATGAACATTATCTTATTtgtaattcttatataataatgcaAAATGTATTGGTTCGAGGTCCTGCAGAATAATTAAATCATGAAACCTCAGTAATATTGGatattaaaactacaaataattttaattattatgatgacattaataatgttaaatgtcTTTACAAGTTTATAACGCAcaaaattgtaaacattttggCAACTTTTTGGgaatcaaaagatttttaagatTCTCGctcttttaatgttttactttattgCAAAGAATAGTCTGTTAGGACTTTGTAACCGCTTTtataattgtgatttttttctgatACATGAGTAAATAAACGTGCAtcctgaatatatttttttctgactccttttttaatatatagctaGCTCCATATACTTAGAATTTTTTTCcactatatctatttaaaagaaagtgagtaaagaaacttaaaaaataggtttttaGCAAATGTTTTGCAATTGCCTCAGCAATTGAAATATGAATGTGAACAGACTTGAGACTGCGTATTGCATGCCATAGCTTGCACAAGCTGTTCGGGTTACTTGTAGTTTTATCGTCAATATAGGAAAAAGAGAGGGAGTTATCTcctattttaattgatataatatgcCTCAATAAACCACGATAATGAACTTATAGGCACTCAGGTGCGAAATTTGATAGTTTAAGTTTGGGAATGAGTGGCTATGGCATCTAATTATACAGCCTAATTttgttcatataaaatactCTAGTGACCATACAGACTCAATAAACTATTCcctaacaaaaacaattaagaGCTGACTTTAATATTATgcctacatttttaattaagcacAAGAATAATATGCCATTTAACATCAGTTAACTGCCATTAATTAGATATTCTTTTATTCTtgaggaaaataatatttttcaatatagtaAGATTATTTACATCAGTTCAGACTT from Vanessa tameamea isolate UH-Manoa-2023 chromosome Z, ilVanTame1 primary haplotype, whole genome shotgun sequence includes these protein-coding regions:
- the LOC113404238 gene encoding disco-interacting protein 2 isoform X2, with product MADLSVDISKLPDEIRDKLAELDLELSEGDITQKGYEKKRTRLLAPYVAQHQPQVRSAAALRSPPGRTNRRLTRNESRYHSEVRQEAVQQALAEMQNRPKPSLPMPSKRTSMMAKSPDRERHDLSSSSDEDSCAGDSELPPPPELGSPPARRAAAPHPRGHPPPLPQLHHQRDKKHAPREKTEIDLSDITHLPAYIQPDVTHTTSGARRGGALIADRVQCYAQPEDTGTGTGRWKVSAKIQQLLNTLKRPKRRPLPEFYEDDDIELEIAANPKDPNAPKPEGGTMTPAVGEQLVVPAGLPRNLEAALQRYGTASFKANVATVLDPNGKLSNSLTYGKLLSRSLKIAHAVLNKTFTSKSSSGGPLTGDNSIKPGDRVALVYPNNDPINFMCAFYGCLQAGIVPVPIEVPLTRRDAGLQQVGFLLGSCGIQYALTSDACLKGLPKTSSGDVVSFRGWPSLQWVSTEKLPRPPRDWIPPPRPAEDSPAHIEHTSAADGSAMGVIVTRSSMLAHCRMLSVACNYTEGEHMVCVLDFKRETGLWHAVLASVLNGMHVIFIPYALMKVSPASWMHMITKYRASVAIVKSRDLHWGLLATRDHKEILLSSLRMLLVADGANPWSLSSCDQFLSVFQSKGVRGDAICPCACSSESLTVCVRRAGRGGSSAGRGVLSMSGLSYGVVRVDAENSLTSLTLQDCGQVMPSCKLTSGVSLETWEINTSTRRVIVVVKMEGLAYLCKTDEVGEICVLSGATGSGYWGLPGLTNTVFRVQPLDADGEPIGEEHYVRSGLLGFLGPGGLVFVCGSRDGLMTVTGRKHNMDDIIATVLAVEPMKFIYRGRIAVFSVRVLRDERICIVAEQRPDCGEEESFQWMSRVLQAVDSIHQVGIYCLALVQPNYLPKTPLGGIHLSECKRRFLEGTLHPANVLMCPHTCVTNLPKPREIHSDVGPASVIVGNLVQGNRLASAQGRDMGYTDDSDAARKYQFISQILRWRAQSTSDHVIFTLLNSKGAVSKVLTCAELHKKAERIGNLLLEKGRVNTGDHVALIFPPGLDLICAFYGCLYVGAVPVTIRPPHPQNLHTTLPTVRMIVDVSKATLVLSNQSVIKLLRSKEASNVLDSKAWPITLDTDDMPKKKLPILYRAPTAEMLAYLDFSVSTTGMLAGIKLSHAAVTSLCRSMKIACELYPSRHIALCLDPYCGLGFALWCLSSIYSGHHSILIPPSEVEINPALWLSAVSQYKVRDTFCSYGVMELCTKGLGSSVNQLKSKGINLACVRTCVVVAEERPRINLTNSFSKLFSALGLSPRAVSTSFGCRVNIAICLQGASSPEPSTVYVDLRALRNDRVSLVERGSPHSLCLMESGKLLPGVKVITANPETKGQCGDSHLGEIWVQSPHNASGYFTIYGDESDYADHFSAQLVTGNTGEVYARTGYLGFLRRTEISTTSVGGDDSSIMTRDSDTESLASACASMSGLTSADSHDTHDAVFVVGALDETIMLRGMRYHPIDIENSVMRCHKKIAECAVFTWTNLLVVVVELDGNDSEALNLVPLVTNTVLEEHHLIVGVVVVVDPGVVPINSRGEKQRMHLRDGFLSDQIDAIYIAYNM